One Festucalex cinctus isolate MCC-2025b chromosome 1, RoL_Fcin_1.0, whole genome shotgun sequence genomic region harbors:
- the LOC144016112 gene encoding FYVE and coiled-coil domain-containing protein 1-like, which translates to MSLNQTSTTLRLAVTLVGQRYLSIIYSYPPISAAGFRLDTIQLYSGPLWTISNQNWSTMTSSGSSVGQNQLHRIIRDLHDAVFQLSQEHKDFAEPVTDDSTNLRKFFYKLEYLLQFDLKEKTTFLGQRKDYWDYFCDCLIKIKGANDGIRFVKSIPELKTSLGKGRAFIRYSLVHQRLADTLQQCLINQKVTSDWYYARSPFLSSSLTSDIINHLYELNQIQFDVAARGYDLDIDWPAFARRTLGAGSSSLLWRPPSRCSSVNSLVQSQEVPIPDLSLLGDLAPAEPTLRSVAENLRIELDQSELRQQELLGQVEQLGKEAAELKDVVKILKGQLLATQKTTSLPEPSEVTASMDIRNHYQTCWEEKNCELQDRLAATENKNMELLSKLDATIKENGKQTTSFCESAWKIQELLEKLKSTEEKRLQAKKEAEDRARHCERVSQELKLREEELRTCTEKLADVKSRGQDEWAETIKRLEELQGAVGRIQGALTLKEKESGNLRAQLQGLQASLECRERQAEELRRRLQEERDEIERRCSDRDSQNETLEVQLLDLRKTLKSREKELSISSERMKHLEEHLEKLNMEKESLISRLDENDVNACEETGHLDNYKSQCCKLKDINTALLQAVKKGEDNIAEITQGREALLDQLAALTASEKHLKGRLEAVDLCMEDREKKLVDDNRHLEELIQKILLEKQLLQAQQQTMEEENRELLEVQSTLKKQLAEAHEELDLLNAKVSHLDENLTESQTSHADLLLRFRETEVKLKDQIDKCDLLQARAEELESRASEQHDEKGAAESNEKTPKLHEEHLTSETKEAPFRLVIAEAQLELNLREVHRLREEVVELRAQLLAGTEERMKAQAFQEVTEASREDLRVLVEQLKGQVEELNRRHVDEILHSREREEALIRERDCEALARAGLAAEVTACREELHNLKQRYDALCLENSDSGEALFRANTETAELGVRVCMLTAENEEARLRWETLSKKQQALETEAAQEATRLDACTEQLRRENRQLLGKLRHQEDLWATTQKLQEELTKVQEEAEMSQERSRQEIETLCLELSNQAISHSSQLQSVNEELMDERLQMMSEQENAVEVEKKLKRLEAEVQRCRQHLAEKTIQMAQSENLLQQKEDEVIHLRTNLSRSQEELDAALRACQELRDTLRRVMLDKQNFDLRTAAELDDLYRTKVNLEERLVELIRDKDELWQKTDALEFEQKLRDEETERDVNYCLGCNTPFGWWLRKHNCRFCGRTFCHYCLANAASHQLGGTRERCCRDCCDQRGVEAEQPPLQDASTSMPGSAFSRLLQPLRAVTSVLGTEEGDKLEDGMFDIITEEEVSGVSDGDSFVTACSPGHGQQVAAQLSSSSASTGDVPSKDPEGQHGAVQDAEICLLKSGELTLASVFTVDDISSFGDSSRELFIKSSCYSTVPISAGCPGATVCWTFTSEPKGISFSVVFRESAQAPLEQAKVLIPLTRCNSHKETIKGEMKVRKPGEYILIFDNSFSRFISKRVMYHLAVDAGGLP; encoded by the exons AATTGGTCCACAATGACCTCTTCAGGCTCCTCTGTTGGGCAAAATCAGCTGCATAGGATCATCAGAGATCTCCATG atgctgTGTTTCAACTGAGTCAAGAGCACAAAGACTTTGCTGAGCCCGTGACCGACGACAGCACCAACCTGCGCAAGTTCTTCTACAAACTTGAGTACCTGCTGCAG TTTGACCTGAAGGAGAAGACAACCTTTCTTGGCCAGAGAAAAGACTACTGGGATTACTTCTGTGACTGCCTGATTAAGATCAAGGGTGCTAATGATGGCATCCGTTTTGTAAAGTCCATCCCCGAG TTAAAAACTTCGCTGGGCAAAGGAAGGGCCTTCATTCGCTACTCGTTGGTTCATCAGCGACTTGCCGACACACTGCAGCAGTGTCTCATCAATCAGAAAGTCACAAG TGACTGGTATTATGCCCGGAGTCCCTTCCTCAGCTCAAGCCTGACCTCAGATATCATAAACCACCTGTATGAGCTCAACCAGATCCAGTTTGACGTCGCAGCCCGAGGTTACGATCTTGACATTGATTGGCCGGCCTTTGCCAG ACGGACGTTAGGGGCTGGCTCATCATCGCTTTTGTGGAGACCCCCCAGTCGTTGCTCCAGCGTCAACAGTCTGGTTCAG TCACAGGAGGTCCCAATTCCAGATTTGAGTCTCCTTGGAGACCTTGCTCCAGCAGAACCAACCCTTCGCAGCGTTGCAGAGAATCTCCGCATTGAACTTGACCAATCTGAGCTCAGGCAGCAAGAGCTTCTTGGACAGGTAGAACAATTAGGCAAAGAGGCTGCCGAGCTGAAAGATGTCGTGAAGATCCTTAAGGGTCAGTTGCTAGCAACTCAGAAGACCACCAGTTTGCCAGAACCTTCAGAAGTCACCGCTAGCATGGACATTCGTAACCACTATCAAACATGctgggaagaaaaaaactgtGAACTTCAGGACAGACTCGCAGCTACTGAGAACAAAAATATGGAGCTTCTCTCTAAGCTGGATGCGACTATTAAAGAAAATGGCAAACAAACGACCAGCTTCTGCGAATCAGCCTGGAAGATCCAAGAACTCCTGGAGAAACTGAAGTCAACAGAGGAGAAGAGGCTACAGGCCAAGAAGGAGGCTGAAGACCGGGCCAGGCATTGTGAGCGTGTTTCTCAGGAGCTCAAACTGAGGGAGGAGGAATTAAGGACCTGCACGGAGAAACTGGCTGACGTCAAATCCCGTGGCCAGGACGAGTGGGCGGAGACCATCAAGCGCTTGGAGGAGCTCCAGGGCGCGGTCGGTCGCATTCAGGGCGCGTTGACACTGAAAGAGAAGGAGAGTGGGAATTTACGAGCGCAGCTTCAGGGCTTGCAGGCCTCCCTTGAGTGTAGAGAACGGCAGGCAGAGGAACTGAGAAGGAGGCTGCAGGAGGAACGTGACGAGATAGAGCGCAGATGCTCCGATAGAGATAGCCAGAATGAAACTCTGGAGGTTCAATTGCTGGACTTGCGAAAAACCTTAAAAAGTCGAGAGAAAGAACTTTCCATCAGTTCAGAGAGAATGAAGCATTTGGAAGAACATTTGGAGAAGTTGAACATGGAGAAAGAGAGTCTGATTTCTAGACTCGATGAAAACGATGTGAATGCCTGTGAAGAAACCGGTCATCTTGATAACTACAAATCTCAGTGCTGCAAACTTAAGGACATAAACACTGCGCTACTGCAAGCGGTCAAAAAAGGCGAGGACAACATTGCAGAGATAACTCAAGGAAGGGAAGCCTTATTAGACCAGCTCGCCGCTCTGACGGCTTCCGAGAAGCACCTGAAGGGAAGGTTGGAAGCTGTCGATTTGTGCATGGAAGACCGCGAGAAGAAGCTTGTGGATGACAACCGCCATTTGGAGGAGCTTATCCAGAAAATCCTTCTTGAGAAACAGCTATTGCAAGCTCAACAGCAAACCATGGAAGAGGAAAATAGGGAACTCCTCGAGGTCCAGTCCACCTTGAAAAAGCAACTCGCTGAGGCCCATGAGGAGCTGGACTTGCTTAACGCCAAAGTCTCACATCTGGACGAGAACCTCACTGAATCCCAAACAAGTCACGCAGACCTGCTGCTGAGATTCCGGGAAACTGAAGTCAAGCTCAAAGATCAGATTGATAAATGTGATCTTCTGCAGGCTCGTGCTGAGGAGCTGGAGAGCAGGGCCTCAGAGCAACATGATGAGAAAGGAGCAGCGGAGAGCAATGAAAAAACGCCAAAGCTTCATGAGGAACATTTAACTTCTGAGACCAAAGAGGCTCCATTCAGGCTGGTGATCGCAGAGGCTCAGTTGGAGCTCAACCTTAGGGAGGTGCACCGCCTCAGGGAGGAGGTGGTGGAGCTCAGGGCTCAGCTTCTGGCTGGGACGGAGGAGAGAATGAAAGCTCAAGCTTTTCAGGAGGTAACCGAGGCCTCCAGAGAGGACCTGCGAGTCTTAGTGGAACAGCTCAAGGGCCAAGTGGAGGAGCTCAACCGGCGTCACGTGGACGAGATCCTGCATTCTCGTGAGCGGGAGGAGGCGCTGATCCGTGAGCGAGACTGCGAGGCTCTGGCTCGGGCGGGCCTGGCTGCCGAGGTGACGGCCTGCAGGGAGGAGCTGCACAATCTCAAGCAACGATATGACGCCTTGTGCCTGGAAAACAGCGATTCTGGGGAGGCCTTGTTCCGGGCCAACACTGAAACCGCCGAGCTGGGGGTTCGCGTGTGCATGCTGACGGCTGAGAACGAAGAGGCTCGCCTGCGATGGGAGACCCTCTCCAAGAAGCAACAAGCGCTGGAGACGGAGGCTGCGCAGGAGGCGACCAGGCTGGATGCTTGCACGGAGCAGCTCCGCCGGGAGAATCGGCAGCTGCTCGGCAAGCTCCGTCACCAGGAGGACCTTTGGGCCACGACGCAGAAGCTGCAGGAGGAGCTGACCAAGGTTCAGGAGGAGGCGGAGATGTCGCAGGAGAGGAGCCGCCAGGAGATCGAGACTCTCTGTCTGGAGCTCAGCAACCAGGCTATCAGCCACAGCAGCCAATTGCAG AGCGTCAATGAAGAGTTAATGGATGAGAGGTTGCAGATGATGAGTGAGCAGGAGAATGCAGTCGAGGTGGAGAAGAAACTAAAGCGCTTGGAG GCTGAGGTGCAAAGATGCCGGCAGCATCTCGCCGAGAAAACCATTCAGATGGCCCAGTCGGAAAATCTCCTTCAGCAGAAAGAGGACGAGGTGATCCATCTGAGAACGAATTTATCAAG ATCCCAGGAGGAGCTTGATGCGGCTCTGCGGGCTTGTCAAGAGCTGAGAGACACTCTTAGGAGGGTCATGTTAGACAAGCAGAACTTCGACTTGAGGACAGCAGCCGAACTCGACGACCTCTATCGCACCAAGGTCAACCTGGAAGAAAGGCTGGTGGAGCTCATCAG GGACAAAGACGAATTGTGGCAGAAGACAGATGCGCTGGAGTTTGAGCAGAAGCTTCGCGACGAGGAGACGGAGCGTGACGTCAACTACTGCCTGGGCTGCAACACCCCGTTCGGCTGGTGGCTCCGCAAGCACAACTGCAG aTTTTGTGGCCGCACCTTCTGCCACTATTGCCTGGCCAATGCAGCCAGCCACCAGCTGGGCGGTACAAGAGAGCGCTGCTGTCGGGACTGCTGCGACCAACGCGGTGTAGAGGCAGAGCAACCCCCGCTGCAGGACGCCTCCACCAGCATGCCGGGCTCTGCCTTCAGCCGGCTGCTGCAGCCTCTGAGAGCCGTAACGAGTGTCTTGG GTACGGAGGAAGGTGACAAGCTGGAAGATGGGATGTTTGACATCATCACAGAAGAGGAAGTGAGCGGTGTCTCTGATGGCGACTCGTTTGTCACTGCCTGCTCTCCTGGACatggacagcaggtggcagcacaacT AAGCAGCAGCAGTGCCAGCACAGGAGATGTCCCATCGAAAGACCCCGAGGGCCAACATGGCGCCGTGCAGGATGCTGAGATCTGTCTGCTCAAGTCAGGAGAGCTGAC GTTGGCGTCCGTCTTCACGGTAGACGACATTTCGAGCTTTGGCGACAGCTCGCGGGAGCTCTTCATCAAATCGAGCTGTTATAGCACTGTGCCCATTAGCGCGGGCTGTCCGGGTGCCACCGTCTGCTGGACGTTTACCTCGGAACCCAAAGGCATTTCTTTCAGCGTTGTTTTCCGGGAAAGTGCACAGGCGCCACTAGAGCAGGCCAAG GTCTTGATCCCGCTGACTCGCTGCAACTCCCATAAGGAGACAATAAAGGGAGAAATGAAAGTTCGAAAACCAGGAGAGTACATACTCATCTTTGATAACTCCTTTTCAAG GTTCATCTCCAAGCGGGTGATGTATCATCTGGCTGTGGATGCGGGTGGCCTCCCATGA